From the genome of Anopheles funestus chromosome 2RL, idAnoFuneDA-416_04, whole genome shotgun sequence:
CTTGGAACGCTTTGACCTATACTTGATGGTCGTGCGGAACATCACACTAGCATAATGGTCACCCTTGTTTGTACCCGGACGTAACACACAAGCACTAGTGAGCTCGATCGTTGGATCGTTATTCGATTCGCGCATCACATTGCAAAAGAACTCATCATTCAACCACGCCGGGGCCTCAAGCTCGTCTAGATTGTACGTCTTCGCGAGATTCTCCATAGTTCTTTGTAAAGACGTAATACAAGAATGTCAAAATGGTCTAACCTAACACTTGTATGGAACTGATAACCGACATTAAGCTTTTCAACCTTAAATAGGATACCAATTCTGGCAGCCGATCTCACACACTAAAGTCTATTACTTTTTAATACACTGGCAGCTAAAGAAAGCTATTTGCGGTAAATATATCCGTCATTAATAATGTTTATTCTTTAACTGTTCCGTACAAAACGGACTTAACACAATTAGTGCAAATAAGCCAAGCCAAACGCCGTTACTGCCGTTATTGAGCGTGCTATCTGACTAAGGAAGTGCGATTTACACTCATGCAGCCAACGTTACGCGTCAGAGGTTTAATTCGTTCCATTAAGTAAGTATTGCTCTAgaacgaaataattattttcttacaaACCGCGTAGGAAATCCTATCAattagtttcatttttaaatggtttgtttCGAAAACTCGTTTCACTCTCCATTTTCATCCACAGTGTTAAGTTACTTTAGAAACTGCGCAGTCTCATGAGACCCAGAACTGAACTGAGAACTGGGTGAGTTTTAATATAgcgtttaaatttttcaaatttaaattgtaattATAATCGTTGTAATTATAACGTGCTGCAAGGCATGGTCCCATGTATGGTGAGCTATTTCATCATAAAATAGATTCCATAATCGAACAATGTGGTGTTAGAGCATCTTTTTGTGAATCTAATCGATTATACCTTGGTGTAAAAATCTCTGCAATTCTGTCCTCATCGTTACTTTAAACTCTTCTAGCTGAAGTGCGGGATTTTCAATACGTCCCAAGAAGAAAGCCTCTGAATCCACCTTGGACAAATCAGTATACCGAAAGGCAGAAAACACGATGTAGTGATACAGCTctgttaacaaaaaataataattaaatacatGAATCTGTCATGCCCTGAACAACTTTCCACATTTCTCAGCCACTTACCAAGCTCTCCTTTACGCAACATTTCGGCATGTAACTCAGTTAAGGATGGAATATGTCCACCATAGTTCAAACGGCGAAGTACACTGCTGAACTTGTGATAATATCGATGGATAATTGCATCCCGATGAGTGGTTTTAACAGATTGTTCCGGTATCATGTACGTAAGGTAGAACAGATCAACCACTTGCGAGCTCCAGCTGCACATTTGATAGTCCACAAACATTGTCTCGACGATTTCATTCCCCGACTGTAGGTGCAGtaagtttttaaaatgaaaatcaccATGTATCAACACATTCGTGCATGCATCAGTAGTAGCATACGCGGCACGTAAGCTGTCATCGATCCTTTGGTGAAATTTTACCACCGGCTCAACCAGTTCGGGAGCCTGCAGAATGTCCCGTACAAAGCGTACAAATGAATCGAAACATGCATCCGTCATGCTTCGCATCGATCTTAAGGTTTCCGCTATAGTGCAACGATACAGGGACGTAAAGTCAGGATCCtaaattgaatattaatttCTTCGGTTAGTTGTTTCAACATCGCCTATAAAATGTCTCCAAATGTGTTACATTCTCTTGCA
Proteins encoded in this window:
- the LOC125762721 gene encoding uncharacterized protein LOC125762721, with the protein product MEFNHDELSAPGWLNDQFFQQVLCEYERGVAVRLVGTCELRPGTKAGDHFASVMYRTTIHYRVGSAEKSFNLIMKIKPVSEGLKKDLLDDDDFFGKEIRMYTRVLPEIARLMESIGEEYKYPNLIFASQKPHTIIILKDVSPQGWTMKGLLKSFKEMQPTIDAIAKFHAASVVMQENDPDFTSLYRCTIAETLRSMRSMTDACFDSFVRFVRDILQAPELVEPVVKFHQRIDDSLRAAYATTDACTNVLIHGDFHFKNLLHLQSGNEIVETMFVDYQMCSWSSQVVDLFYLTYMIPEQSVKTTHRDAIIHRYYHKFSSVLRRLNYGGHIPSLTELHAEMLRKGELELYHYIVFSAFRYTDLSKVDSEAFFLGRIENPALQLEEFKVTMRTELQRFLHQGIID